In one Myxocyprinus asiaticus isolate MX2 ecotype Aquarium Trade chromosome 1, UBuf_Myxa_2, whole genome shotgun sequence genomic region, the following are encoded:
- the cdkn1ca gene encoding cyclin-dependent kinase inhibitor 1Ca — protein sequence MANVDISNNLERHVARRTFPLLARTRVCRNLFGPVDHEELHCEMKHKLQEISERDQSRWNFNFETNSPLPGDYEWEAISQDCLPFLYKDTVQNKRARAAVSVNATEDASAVDCGSQGISISDSGPVQESADIPGQSNERNQENHSSALNSRPARSAVVRNRRKRTLIPESSRNSTSLITDFFPKRKRTLESKQDERTSTSIEVTPRKTIR from the exons ATGGCAAACGTGGACATATCTAACAATCTGGAGCGTCACGTTGCACGTAGAACCTTCCCCCTTCTCGCCCGGACAAGGGTTTGTCGCAACCTATTCGGACCCGTAGATCACGAGGAACTGCACTGTGAAATGAAACACAAACTCCAGGAGATCTCCGAACGAGACCAGAGCCGGTGGAATTTTAACTTTGAGACCAACTCGCCATTGCCTGGAGATTACGAATGGGAAGCGATATCGCAGGACTGTTTGCCATTTTTATACAAGGATACTGTGCAAAATAAGAGAGCGCGCGCCGCGGTGTCTGTGAATGCAACAGAAGATGCATCCGCCGTTGACTGTGGATCTCAAGGGATTTCGATATCGGATAGCGGTCCAGTTCAAGAATCTGCGGACATCCCGGGTCAGTCCAACGAGCGTAACCAGGAGAATCACTCCAGTGCACTTAACTCAAGACCTGCTCGCTCTGCGGTCGTAAGAAATAGACGAAAGAGGACACTGATCCCAGAGTCCTCCAGAAACAGCACATCACTTATTACAG ACTTCTTCCCGAAGAGAAAAAGGACATTGGAGTCCAAGCAAGATGAACGCACATCAACCAGCATTGAAGTAACGCCAAGAAAAACAATAAGATGA